A section of the Humulus lupulus chromosome 2, drHumLupu1.1, whole genome shotgun sequence genome encodes:
- the LOC133817943 gene encoding cell division topological specificity factor homolog, chloroplastic: protein MAVSGDLRVSATMSSYPFKHHNLGNSLLPSQVAFKGLNGGLSTNSKVLFKWPCLDLEGNNLKCHYHQSFGVSRNNNLSPEPATQETENLILNAVNMKFFERLNLAWRILFPSPTTKRKSVANIAKQRLKMILFSDRCAVSDEAKQKIVSNIVGALSDFVEIDSQDKVQLSVSTDTDLGTVYSVTVPVKRVKPEYQAVDDYGTITNVDYKDNGEASGSVDVTFDFFIPDENSRF from the exons ATGGCGGTGTCTGGAGATTTGAGGGTCTCTGCAACAATGTCTTCTTATCCTTTCAAGCACCACAATTTGGGAAACTCACTTCTGCCTTCCCAG GTAGCATTTAAAGGCTTAAATGGTGGATTATCTACTAATTCCAAGGTCCTTTTCAAATGGCCATGCTTAGATCTGGAAGGGAACAATTTAAAGTGCCATTATCACCAGTCATTTGGTGTTTCTAGAAACAATAATCTTTCACCAGAACCTGCAACTCAAGAGACCGAAAATCTTATTCTCAATGCTgtgaatatgaaattttttgaGCGCTTGAACTTGGCATGGAGGATACTGTTCCCATCACCAACTACAAAAAGGAAAAGTGTTGCAAATATCGCTAAGCAACGGTTGAAGATGATACTCTTCTCTGATCGATGCGCTGTAAGCGATGAGGCGAAGCAGAAGATTGTGAGCAACATTGTGGGAGCTCTATCTGATTTTGTGGAGATAGATTCACAGGATAAAGTTCAGCTTAGTGTCTCAACAGATACGGATTTGGGCACTGTGTACTCAGTCACAGTCCCAGTAAAGCGTGTTAAGCCTGAGTATCAAGCTGTGGATGACTATGGGACCATAACAAATGTTGATTACAAGGACAATGGAGAAGCATCTGGCTCTGTTGATGTTACCTTCGATTTTTTCATCCCTGATGAAAATTCTAGGTTTTAA
- the LOC133814348 gene encoding pentatricopeptide repeat-containing protein At3g22670, mitochondrial-like: protein MQHLPPPAQWRLGRSTINAASYSVTVATLFSIPKPTTIALHRYLLFNSQCTKTESPQEEDDDFVIPSLVYWVESPNQRLVELEPRKQLRQSLYDTAERILNRRFSSPEQVNQALNDCGLTLSDSIVHQFLMRFSNEWVLAFDFFIWAETQTDYRHSPESYNLMVDILGKARKFQLLWGLIEEMNRLDGYFSLVTMTKVIGRLAGARLYKEAIDVLRGIERFGISKDITSLNILMDSLVKRNGVKHAHEVFLEFKDSIPM from the exons ATGCAGCATCTACCACCGCCGGCACAGTGGCGACTTGGTCGCTCGACAATCAACGCTGCCAGTTATTCCGTCACC GTAGCTACTCTCTTTTCCATTCCAAAACCCACTACCATTGCTTTGCACCGTTACCTTCTTTTTAACTCACAATGCACCAAGACCGAGTCACCtcaggaagaagatgatgattttGTTATTCCGTCTCTTGTTTATTGGGTCGAATCTCCGAATCAGAGGCTTGTTGAACTCGAACCCCGTAAACAACTTCGACAATCTCTCTACGACACTGCTGAGCGGATTCTTAATAGACGATTTTCTTCACCTGAACAAGTAAATCAAGCTCTTAATGATTGTGGTTTAACTTTGTCAGATAGTATAGTACATCAATTTTTGATGCGATTTAGCAATGAGTGGGTCTTGGCTTTCGATTTTTTCATTTGGGCTGAAACACAAACAGATTATAGGCATTCCCCGGAATCGTACAACTTAATGGTTGATATCTTGGGGAAAGCAAGAAAGTTTCAGCTTTTGTGGGGATTGATCGAGGAAATGAACCGTTTGGATGGGTACTTTTCGTTGGTCACAATGACAAAGGTCATTGGGAGACTTGCAGGAGCTCGCTTGTATAAGGAAGCCATAGATGTTTTAAGGGGAATTGAGAGATTTGGCATAAGCAAAGACATCACATCGTTGAATATTCTTATGGATTCATTGGTCAAGAGGAATGGCGTTAAGCATGCTCATGAGGTTTTCTTGGAGTTTAAGGATTCAATACCAATGTGA